A single Spirochaetaceae bacterium DNA region contains:
- a CDS encoding type II toxin-antitoxin system VapC family toxin, with protein sequence MILALDTNVYTAYMRGAAEVRAKVRAAQRVVLPVATVAELLYGFRHGTRYDKNRTQLEEFLASPFVEFHPATFETADRFGRISAQLRRAGTPIPVNDVWIAAQAMESGAVLLTGDGHFERISGLAFSRVEPSGAR encoded by the coding sequence ATGATCCTGGCACTCGACACCAACGTGTACACCGCGTACATGCGCGGTGCCGCCGAGGTCAGAGCGAAAGTCCGTGCTGCGCAGCGGGTCGTGCTACCGGTGGCGACGGTGGCAGAGCTGCTGTACGGCTTCCGCCATGGTACCCGTTACGACAAGAATCGGACGCAACTGGAGGAGTTTCTCGCCAGTCCGTTCGTCGAATTCCATCCCGCGACCTTCGAGACCGCCGATCGCTTCGGCCGCATATCCGCGCAGTTGCGGCGCGCCGGCACGCCGATTCCGGTGAACGACGTGTGGATCGCTGCGCAGGCCATGGAAAGCGGCGCCGTGCTGCTGACCGGCGACGGCCACTTCGAACGCATCTCCGGCCTGGCGTTCAGCCGGGTCGAACCGTCCGGCGCCCGGTGA